In Methanoculleus sp. 7T, one DNA window encodes the following:
- a CDS encoding PAS domain-containing protein, translating to MATSSIRDVGADSVESSNIDRLESGISHLLQTMDRSGDGILISDQERTIIYANETFCRIFGLFSGGLVGRDVMDVMESELTPLFEDPESFRVMVEAVYRKSRECREPGLPLCGVGSRWITYSSHVIAGKPLQGLRIDIFRDITGIKQAEDTLLQKEKQLKKLAAACGSCTCTTGPDLAVVMADRKFCEMTGTRMEAVCGKDVRVLLPGIETPDLDARLRNLSAGQPGTVIPWRGGAWK from the coding sequence ATGGCCACCTCGTCCATACGGGACGTGGGAGCGGATAGTGTGGAGAGTTCAAATATCGACCGTCTGGAATCAGGGATATCCCACCTGCTCCAGACGATGGACCGTTCGGGGGACGGCATCCTGATCAGCGATCAGGAAAGGACGATCATCTATGCCAACGAGACATTCTGCCGTATTTTTGGTCTTTTTTCCGGCGGACTTGTCGGAAGAGACGTCATGGATGTCATGGAGTCCGAACTCACCCCCCTCTTTGAGGACCCCGAGTCCTTCAGGGTCATGGTCGAGGCAGTCTACCGGAAGTCCCGCGAATGCAGAGAGCCAGGATTGCCCCTGTGCGGCGTCGGGTCACGGTGGATCACCTACTCCAGCCATGTCATTGCAGGGAAACCACTGCAGGGCCTGAGGATCGACATCTTCCGCGACATCACCGGGATCAAACAGGCAGAGGACACACTCCTTCAGAAAGAGAAGCAGCTGAAAAAACTGGCCGCGGCCTGCGGCAGCTGTACCTGCACGACCGGCCCGGACCTTGCCGTCGTCATGGCAGACAGGAAGTTCTGCGAGATGACAGGCACCAGAATGGAGGCAGTCTGCGGGAAGGACGTCAGGGTGCTCCTGCCGGGTATAGAGACACCTGATCTGGATGCACGCCTCAGAAACCTCTCCGCGGGACAACCGGGAACCGTGATCCCCTGGCGGGGCGGGGCGTGGAAA